One Sphingobacteruim zhuxiongii DNA window includes the following coding sequences:
- a CDS encoding methylated-DNA--[protein]-cysteine S-methyltransferase, with protein MEKTQQAINYDRIAQAIQYIQNNFQRQPNLEQIAEHVHLSPFHFQRMFTEWAGTSPKKFLQYIQVDYAKKLLKEEQRTLFDTHLLTGFSSTSRLHDLFVQIEGMTPAEYKNGAEGLQINYSFQDTPFGTCLIASTKKGICHLAFSDNPTEALLVLKSQFENASYIEQADDFHQSALAFFNPQTTNPIQRIKLHLKGSPFQLKVWQALLEIPSGQLKTYKSVAIAIEHPKASRAVGTAIGQNPIAYLIPCHRVIQTSGKFGGYRWQPSRKTAIIGWEIAKHNAIDNDETI; from the coding sequence ATGGAAAAGACACAACAAGCCATCAATTACGATCGTATTGCGCAAGCGATACAGTACATTCAGAATAATTTCCAACGTCAACCTAATCTAGAGCAGATTGCGGAGCATGTGCATTTAAGTCCTTTTCATTTTCAAAGAATGTTTACCGAGTGGGCGGGTACCAGTCCTAAAAAATTCTTACAGTATATTCAAGTTGATTACGCAAAAAAACTATTGAAAGAAGAGCAGCGTACATTATTCGACACCCACTTACTCACTGGATTTAGCAGTACAAGTCGTTTACATGATCTTTTCGTTCAGATTGAGGGTATGACTCCCGCCGAATATAAAAATGGTGCTGAGGGGCTTCAAATTAACTATAGTTTTCAAGATACTCCTTTCGGAACCTGCCTAATTGCATCGACGAAAAAAGGAATTTGCCACCTGGCATTTTCGGATAATCCAACTGAGGCACTCCTTGTCTTAAAATCTCAATTTGAAAATGCGAGCTATATTGAACAAGCGGATGATTTTCATCAATCGGCTTTAGCGTTCTTCAATCCACAAACGACGAATCCAATCCAACGCATCAAGTTACATCTTAAGGGATCTCCCTTTCAACTAAAAGTGTGGCAAGCCTTACTGGAAATCCCAAGTGGACAATTGAAAACCTACAAATCGGTGGCGATTGCTATTGAGCATCCAAAAGCCTCCCGTGCTGTTGGGACGGCGATTGGACAAAATCCAATTGCTTATCTCATCCCCTGTCATCGTGTGATACAAACGTCAGGAAAATTCGGAGGCTATCGCTGGCAACCCTCGCGAAAAACAGCAATCATCGGTTGGGAAATTGCAAAACATAACGCTATTGACAACGATGAGACTATTTAA
- a CDS encoding alpha-ketoglutarate-dependent dioxygenase AlkB family protein: MRLFNTADPNKNLLPYDGTVNYYGVVIEQTPQIYQALLAEVEWKNDEAIIFGKHILTKRKVAWYGDRAFEYTYSGILKRAQPWTELLEQLKRQIELVSGETFNSCLLNLYHDGTEGMAWHSDGEKDLKKNGAIASLTFGAERKFSFKHKESKEKIDILLEDGSLLIMKDTTQTYWMHRLPPTKVQHGPRINLTFRTIID, encoded by the coding sequence ATGAGACTATTTAATACAGCAGACCCAAACAAGAACTTGCTACCTTATGATGGCACAGTAAACTACTACGGCGTAGTGATTGAACAAACGCCGCAGATTTATCAGGCCTTATTAGCCGAAGTAGAATGGAAAAACGACGAAGCGATCATATTCGGAAAACATATCTTGACAAAACGCAAAGTTGCCTGGTATGGAGATCGCGCATTTGAATATACCTATTCCGGTATTTTAAAGCGTGCACAACCATGGACCGAACTATTGGAGCAATTAAAACGACAGATCGAACTTGTTTCAGGTGAAACATTTAATTCTTGCTTGTTGAATCTTTATCATGATGGAACCGAAGGGATGGCCTGGCATAGCGACGGCGAGAAAGACCTCAAGAAGAATGGCGCAATAGCCTCCCTTACGTTCGGCGCAGAACGAAAGTTCTCTTTTAAACATAAAGAGAGTAAGGAAAAAATCGACATATTACTCGAAGATGGTAGTTTACTTATTATGAAAGATACTACGCAGACTTATTGGATGCACCGTTTACCTCCAACCAAAGTGCAACACGGTCCCCGAATTAACCTCACGTTCAGAACTATTATCGATTAG
- a CDS encoding ABC-F family ATP-binding cassette domain-containing protein, producing the protein MVILQNATYIHPNKDVLFQDLQFTLNQQEKIALIGHNGVGKSSLLKIIGGYLPLNSGILSCDSTPYYIPQLFDEYATSTIGDTLAIGDKLKALNAISNGDASIENFDILNDDWDIEERAIEALSSWGLTEMHLDQSFNSLSGGQKVKVFLAGITLHRPELILMDEPSNHLDTKSREQLYRLILDSQASMLIVSHDRTLLNLLELTAELSPKGIQRFGGNFQDFSEQKDLEKNALDQQLQNKEKELRKAKDKEREAAERQNKLNARGKKKQEKAGVARIMMNTLRNKAEGSSAKLKSVHQEKIGGIRQELHELRLNLSDLDQMKFGFEQSATYAGKDLVDVKDINFGYAERLLWSEAVSFKIHHGDRINIQGDNGSGKSTLLRLILKDLEPSNGIIVRAPFSSIYIDQDYSIIQSIKSVYEMAESFNQSGLQEHEIKIRLNRFLFGKETWDKSCLALSGGERMRLLLCCLNIASQAPDIIILDEPTNNLDIQNIEILTAALNDFQGTLLLISHDKQFISDLRIEESIDLNKN; encoded by the coding sequence ATGGTTATTTTACAAAACGCTACATATATACATCCTAATAAAGATGTCCTATTTCAGGATCTTCAGTTCACCTTAAATCAACAAGAAAAGATTGCACTCATTGGTCACAATGGTGTAGGTAAGTCATCTCTTTTAAAAATCATTGGGGGTTATCTGCCCTTGAATTCTGGTATCTTGAGCTGTGACTCGACGCCTTACTATATTCCACAGTTATTTGACGAATATGCAACATCGACAATAGGCGATACCCTAGCGATTGGAGATAAATTGAAAGCGCTAAATGCGATAAGCAATGGTGATGCATCAATTGAAAATTTCGACATATTAAACGATGATTGGGATATTGAAGAACGTGCGATTGAGGCTCTTTCCTCCTGGGGCTTGACGGAAATGCATTTGGATCAGTCCTTCAATTCCCTGAGTGGTGGGCAGAAAGTGAAAGTTTTCCTCGCAGGGATCACGCTACATCGCCCCGAACTTATTTTAATGGATGAACCTAGCAATCATTTAGACACAAAATCTAGGGAACAGTTATATCGCTTAATTCTTGATAGCCAAGCAAGTATGTTGATCGTTAGTCACGACCGTACATTGTTAAATTTATTAGAGTTAACAGCCGAGCTTAGTCCAAAAGGGATTCAGCGTTTTGGCGGAAATTTCCAAGATTTTAGTGAGCAGAAGGATCTAGAGAAAAATGCCTTAGACCAACAGCTTCAGAATAAAGAGAAAGAACTTCGCAAAGCCAAAGATAAAGAACGGGAAGCGGCAGAGCGGCAGAATAAGCTGAATGCTCGAGGGAAGAAAAAGCAGGAAAAAGCGGGTGTTGCACGCATTATGATGAATACCCTTCGCAATAAAGCGGAAGGTAGTAGCGCGAAGTTAAAATCTGTACATCAAGAAAAAATTGGCGGCATTCGCCAAGAACTTCACGAATTGCGCTTGAATCTTTCCGATTTAGATCAAATGAAGTTTGGCTTTGAGCAGTCAGCTACTTATGCTGGTAAAGATTTAGTGGATGTCAAGGATATCAATTTCGGCTACGCGGAAAGGCTGCTTTGGTCTGAAGCTGTCTCTTTTAAAATTCATCATGGCGACCGGATTAACATTCAGGGGGACAATGGTTCTGGAAAGTCAACATTGCTGCGTTTGATATTAAAAGACTTGGAACCTAGCAATGGAATTATCGTCCGCGCGCCTTTTAGTAGCATCTATATTGATCAAGATTATTCTATTATTCAATCCATAAAAAGTGTTTACGAAATGGCTGAATCGTTCAATCAATCCGGGTTACAAGAACATGAAATTAAGATTCGCTTGAATAGGTTCCTTTTCGGAAAGGAGACATGGGATAAATCTTGCTTGGCATTATCTGGAGGTGAGCGCATGCGATTACTACTATGCTGCCTGAACATAGCGAGTCAAGCGCCAGATATTATTATCCTCGATGAACCAACAAATAATCTGGATATTCAAAATATTGAAATACTGACTGCTGCGCTTAATGATTTTCAAGGCACGCTCCTATTAATATCTCACGATAAGCAGTTTATTAGCGATTTGAGGATAGAGGAATCAATCGACTTAAATAAAAATTAA
- a CDS encoding GNAT family N-acetyltransferase produces the protein MEIINNEKNLQFEYHLNGEVARLEYRFYKRDIAMMHTVVPESMKGQGVASALAAHAFEFAKSKNKKVMVYCPFVAKYVKKHPELREQIDREYHPNL, from the coding sequence ATGGAAATCATCAACAATGAGAAGAACCTGCAATTTGAATATCATCTAAATGGTGAAGTTGCTCGATTAGAATATCGTTTTTACAAGCGCGATATCGCCATGATGCACACCGTCGTTCCAGAAAGTATGAAAGGGCAGGGGGTAGCCTCTGCATTGGCTGCTCATGCATTTGAATTCGCGAAGTCTAAAAATAAAAAGGTTATGGTCTACTGTCCATTTGTCGCGAAGTATGTAAAGAAACATCCGGAACTTCGGGAACAAATAGATCGGGAGTATCATCCGAACCTATAG
- a CDS encoding DUF2625 domain-containing protein has translation MKSTLELINNAEPGWTLVDSWIKNASNKVEILTRDSLKANDALFKTQVSTRSPMGAIVYMTGGILIDDSWIRILGSGNPKLPRTLPDWNKNKSFNEFGENPSFLLIADDVIGGFFILNGGFFGDDLGKTYYLSPDLLTYEPLNITYSEFLQFCFNGDLDRFYGDLRWKNWREEVSKIDGDKAFSFYPYLWTKEGKDINKNVRKAIPIEELYMFTIEMQKQLGDLR, from the coding sequence ATGAAATCTACTTTAGAATTAATTAACAATGCGGAACCGGGATGGACACTCGTCGACAGTTGGATTAAAAATGCGTCAAATAAAGTTGAAATATTAACAAGGGACTCATTAAAGGCGAATGATGCATTATTCAAGACACAGGTGTCTACACGATCCCCAATGGGCGCTATTGTCTATATGACGGGAGGAATTTTGATTGACGATAGTTGGATCAGAATTTTAGGTTCTGGGAATCCCAAACTTCCGCGAACACTTCCAGATTGGAATAAAAATAAGTCCTTTAATGAATTTGGAGAGAATCCATCATTCTTACTAATTGCTGATGATGTTATAGGCGGTTTTTTCATTCTAAACGGTGGATTTTTTGGTGACGACTTAGGTAAAACATACTACCTATCGCCGGATCTTTTAACCTACGAACCTCTCAATATAACGTATAGTGAATTCCTGCAATTCTGTTTCAACGGAGATTTAGACCGATTTTATGGAGATTTGAGATGGAAAAATTGGCGCGAAGAAGTCTCAAAAATAGACGGCGATAAAGCTTTTAGTTTTTATCCTTATCTATGGACAAAAGAAGGAAAAGACATTAATAAGAATGTACGGAAGGCAATCCCCATTGAAGAACTTTACATGTTTACCATAGAAATGCAGAAACAACTTGGAGATTTGAGATAA
- a CDS encoding START-like domain-containing protein yields MSEKIKLELEYVLNSSPRILFPYLQEPNELAQWFADDVNYHDGIYEFVWDNESHRARLVTVKENKSVKYKWIDDDPYFFEIEIVQDELTNDVALSITDYVKEDNLEDRKKIWDNSIGYLQSVIGA; encoded by the coding sequence ATGTCGGAAAAAATAAAACTTGAATTAGAATATGTACTAAATTCTTCGCCGCGGATTTTATTTCCTTATTTGCAGGAGCCCAATGAACTGGCACAATGGTTTGCTGACGATGTAAACTATCATGATGGTATTTACGAGTTTGTTTGGGATAATGAGTCTCATCGTGCAAGATTGGTGACAGTTAAAGAAAACAAAAGCGTAAAATATAAGTGGATAGATGATGACCCTTATTTTTTCGAAATAGAGATTGTTCAAGATGAACTGACAAATGACGTAGCCTTGAGCATTACTGACTATGTTAAAGAAGACAATTTAGAAGATCGCAAAAAGATTTGGGACAACTCAATCGGTTATCTTCAAAGCGTGATTGGCGCTTAA
- a CDS encoding LptF/LptG family permease, protein MKKIHLLILQAFIKPFMVTFFIVMFVLLMLFLFKYIDDLIGKGFQWYVILELLSYQCAVQLAMALPLSMLLSSIMTFGNLGESYELVAIKAAGVSLRNAMAPLFVVVALFSAGSFFFSDYILPVVNLKMGSLLYDVRKKKADFFIKPGVFNSTIPGYSIRAKAKSEDGTTLYNMMIYQHQSGGTANNVTFAKEGYVQNSPDNRYMVLKLIDGVRYEDASVKNAKRYDPRQQFTRFRFKETTTKFDMSSFDMNRTDQDLFKSHHQMLNLKQLKLYSDSNHVYLDSLQRVNSIEGKRYINLYSAYFQNGKPHNPKSDIHLADIASKEQYRMALNNALNQARQVKDLAFNKQMEYTPYREKDIRYAVEWHRKFTLAVSCLLLFGIGAPLGAIIRKGGLGLPVVMAIIFFLIYHVIATLAEKAAKDASLSPMWGMWMAIIVLTPLAIFLTYKSTTDSKLFDADQYKLKAEALWKRIVEFFNRKKKTDYNKG, encoded by the coding sequence ATGAAGAAGATACATTTATTAATTCTACAAGCATTTATCAAACCATTCATGGTCACATTTTTCATTGTGATGTTTGTATTATTGATGCTTTTCCTATTCAAATACATCGACGATTTGATTGGAAAAGGCTTTCAGTGGTATGTTATTTTAGAGTTATTGAGCTACCAATGTGCTGTTCAGTTAGCCATGGCACTCCCACTTTCAATGCTCCTTTCTTCAATTATGACTTTCGGGAATTTAGGTGAGAGTTATGAACTTGTCGCTATCAAAGCAGCTGGGGTATCTTTGCGTAATGCAATGGCACCTCTTTTTGTTGTGGTGGCCTTATTTAGTGCAGGATCTTTCTTTTTCTCTGATTACATCTTACCTGTTGTCAATCTAAAGATGGGTTCACTGCTCTACGATGTGCGTAAGAAAAAAGCCGACTTCTTTATTAAACCAGGTGTCTTTAACAGCACTATTCCTGGTTATTCCATTCGTGCAAAAGCAAAGAGTGAAGATGGAACAACGTTGTACAATATGATGATCTATCAACATCAATCTGGCGGTACAGCAAACAACGTCACTTTTGCGAAAGAGGGTTATGTGCAAAACTCGCCGGATAATAGGTATATGGTTTTGAAACTTATTGATGGAGTTCGTTATGAAGATGCTAGCGTAAAAAATGCAAAACGCTACGATCCTAGGCAACAATTCACGCGTTTCCGCTTTAAAGAAACAACGACCAAGTTTGACATGAGTTCATTCGACATGAATAGAACCGATCAAGACTTGTTTAAGTCCCATCATCAGATGTTGAATTTGAAGCAGCTGAAATTATATTCTGACTCCAATCATGTTTATCTGGACAGTCTACAACGTGTAAATTCAATAGAGGGCAAGCGCTATATAAATCTCTATTCAGCATATTTCCAGAATGGTAAACCACACAATCCTAAATCTGATATACATCTAGCGGATATTGCTTCCAAAGAGCAATATCGTATGGCTTTAAACAATGCGTTGAATCAAGCAAGACAAGTCAAAGATTTGGCCTTTAACAAACAAATGGAATATACGCCGTACCGAGAAAAAGACATTCGATATGCAGTTGAATGGCATCGTAAATTCACCCTTGCGGTTTCTTGTCTTTTGTTATTCGGGATTGGTGCGCCATTGGGGGCAATCATTCGAAAAGGTGGATTAGGTCTTCCGGTCGTCATGGCAATTATATTCTTTTTGATTTATCACGTCATTGCTACCTTAGCCGAGAAAGCGGCGAAAGATGCTAGTTTAAGCCCAATGTGGGGTATGTGGATGGCGATTATCGTCCTCACACCTCTGGCTATTTTCCTAACATATAAATCGACAACGGACTCGAAACTTTTTGATGCCGACCAGTATAAGTTGAAAGCAGAAGCACTTTGGAAGAGAATTGTCGAATTTTTTAACAGAAAAAAGAAAACCGATTATAACAAAGGATAA
- a CDS encoding bifunctional 3,4-dihydroxy-2-butanone-4-phosphate synthase/GTP cyclohydrolase II, with amino-acid sequence MEIKLNTIEEAIEDIKAGKVIIVVDDEDRENEGDFVTAARNATPEVINFMATHGRGLVCAPLTEERCRELNLGLMVNNNTAVYETNFTVSVDLQGYGCTTGISASDRSKTIKALIDPNIKPEELGRPGHIFPLIAKDGGVLRRTGHTEASVDLARLAGFEPAGVLVEILKDDGEMARLPDLIKVAEKFDLKIISIEDLIEYRLKHDTLIKEEVSVEMPTEWGNFKMKAFTQKNTGEQHLALYKGEWNEDEPVLVRVHSSCVTGDIFGSCRCDCGPQLHKSMQMIDKEGKGIIVYMNQEGRGIGLVNKLHAYKLQEQGADTVDANLELGFKPDLRDYGVGAQILRYMGVTKMRLMSNNPSKRAGLVGYGLEVIENVPIEIEPNQYNENYLKTKRDRMGHTLSNL; translated from the coding sequence ATGGAAATTAAATTAAACACGATAGAAGAAGCTATTGAAGATATCAAAGCTGGAAAAGTTATAATCGTCGTTGATGATGAAGATCGTGAAAACGAGGGAGACTTCGTAACTGCCGCGCGCAATGCAACCCCTGAAGTGATCAACTTTATGGCTACTCATGGTCGCGGATTGGTTTGTGCACCGTTAACTGAAGAACGTTGTCGTGAGCTAAACCTAGGCCTTATGGTTAACAACAATACCGCAGTTTATGAAACTAATTTTACGGTATCTGTTGATTTACAAGGCTACGGCTGTACGACAGGTATTTCTGCATCTGATCGTTCCAAAACAATCAAAGCTTTAATTGACCCTAACATAAAACCGGAAGAGCTTGGTCGCCCAGGGCATATCTTTCCATTAATTGCGAAAGATGGTGGAGTACTTCGCCGCACTGGACACACCGAAGCATCGGTTGACTTGGCGCGTCTTGCGGGTTTTGAGCCTGCTGGTGTCTTGGTCGAGATTTTAAAAGACGACGGAGAGATGGCTCGTCTTCCAGATTTAATCAAAGTTGCTGAAAAGTTTGACTTGAAGATCATCAGTATTGAAGACTTGATTGAATACCGTTTAAAGCATGACACACTGATTAAGGAGGAAGTAAGTGTTGAAATGCCTACAGAATGGGGAAACTTTAAAATGAAAGCGTTTACGCAGAAGAATACAGGCGAACAACACTTAGCTTTGTATAAGGGTGAATGGAACGAGGACGAGCCTGTTTTGGTTCGCGTTCATAGCTCTTGCGTTACCGGCGATATCTTTGGATCCTGCCGTTGCGATTGTGGACCACAGTTGCATAAGTCAATGCAAATGATTGACAAGGAAGGTAAAGGAATTATCGTTTATATGAATCAAGAGGGACGCGGAATTGGTCTTGTCAATAAGCTACATGCTTATAAATTGCAAGAACAAGGTGCAGATACCGTTGATGCGAATTTGGAACTAGGTTTCAAACCGGATTTAAGAGATTATGGCGTTGGTGCTCAAATATTACGTTATATGGGTGTAACCAAAATGCGCTTAATGTCTAACAATCCAAGCAAGCGTGCTGGATTAGTTGGTTACGGATTGGAGGTTATTGAAAATGTGCCAATTGAAATCGAGCCTAACCAATACAATGAAAACTATTTAAAAACAAAACGAGATCGCATGGGGCATACCCTAAGCAACTTGTAA
- a CDS encoding NAD-dependent succinate-semialdehyde dehydrogenase has protein sequence MKNTLLIEKAYFNGTFITADKTFEIINPSTQKPIGRLPDLTVKDAKKFIKAANDAWSIWRDTPVGERSRILRKLFDLINERRDELAEIMTLESGKPIRESQTEVDYANSFIEWFSEEGKRAYGETIPSTAGNNRLQTIKQGVGVVAAITPWNFPLAMITRKVGPALAAGCTVVLKPASQTPFSAIAFAKLAEEAGVPKGVLNVITSKDSRGLGEEMASSPLVRKISFTGSTAVGKTLMSQASSTIKRISLELGGNAPFIVFDDADIEKAVAGAIAGKFRNTGQTCVSINRFYVQDAIYDDFAKKLTAAVKKLEVGDGLKKTTQVGPLINKEGLDKVIHHVNDATEKGAHVATGGKPIKGNFYEPTVLVEVPHDCIIAVEETFGPICALFRFKTEKEVIQLANNTPFGLASYFYSENVKRCFRVAEQLEAGMVGINAGLISNAAAPFGGVKESGLGREGSKYGLDEYIEVKYLCFGE, from the coding sequence ATGAAAAACACGCTATTAATAGAGAAGGCCTATTTTAATGGAACTTTTATAACAGCAGATAAGACCTTTGAAATCATCAATCCTTCCACTCAGAAACCTATTGGACGTCTTCCTGATCTGACAGTGAAGGATGCCAAGAAATTTATAAAAGCCGCAAACGATGCTTGGTCAATTTGGCGAGACACTCCCGTTGGAGAGCGCTCAAGAATACTGCGTAAATTATTTGACCTTATCAATGAGCGCCGCGATGAGCTTGCGGAAATTATGACGCTCGAAAGTGGAAAACCTATCAGAGAGTCGCAAACTGAAGTAGATTATGCCAACTCATTTATTGAATGGTTTTCTGAAGAAGGCAAGCGAGCATACGGTGAGACAATTCCTTCGACCGCAGGGAATAACAGGTTGCAAACGATAAAACAAGGTGTTGGCGTTGTAGCAGCAATTACTCCATGGAATTTTCCTTTAGCTATGATTACTCGTAAAGTCGGTCCTGCACTCGCTGCAGGATGTACTGTCGTGCTCAAACCTGCTTCTCAAACTCCATTTTCAGCAATTGCTTTTGCTAAGCTGGCCGAAGAAGCTGGAGTTCCTAAAGGCGTTCTAAATGTTATTACGTCGAAGGATAGTCGTGGTCTCGGGGAAGAGATGGCTAGCAGTCCATTAGTTCGAAAAATCTCCTTTACAGGCTCCACTGCGGTCGGTAAAACCTTAATGTCACAAGCCTCTTCGACGATAAAACGTATATCTTTAGAATTAGGAGGTAATGCTCCATTTATTGTATTCGATGATGCCGATATAGAAAAAGCTGTCGCTGGAGCAATTGCGGGTAAATTTAGGAATACAGGACAAACCTGCGTATCGATTAATAGATTTTATGTACAAGATGCAATCTATGATGATTTCGCCAAGAAACTTACAGCCGCTGTTAAGAAATTAGAAGTTGGTGATGGATTAAAGAAAACTACTCAAGTTGGTCCGCTAATAAATAAAGAAGGGTTAGATAAAGTCATACATCATGTTAACGATGCGACGGAGAAGGGTGCACATGTTGCCACTGGTGGTAAACCTATCAAAGGGAATTTCTATGAGCCGACTGTATTAGTGGAAGTTCCTCACGACTGTATCATTGCCGTTGAGGAAACTTTTGGTCCTATCTGCGCCTTATTTAGGTTCAAAACAGAGAAAGAAGTGATCCAATTGGCAAACAATACACCATTTGGATTGGCATCTTATTTCTATAGTGAAAACGTGAAACGTTGCTTTCGTGTTGCCGAACAATTGGAAGCCGGTATGGTTGGCATAAATGCGGGTTTAATATCGAATGCCGCGGCACCATTTGGAGGCGTTAAAGAATCTGGTCTAGGAAGAGAAGGTTCAAAATATGGTTTAGATGAGTATATTGAAGTAAAATACTTGTGCTTCGGTGAATAA
- a CDS encoding CopD family protein yields the protein MLYLYAKAIHIIFVVCWMAGLFYMPRLFIYHTEAKAKSPAEYQILHKQFSIMENRLWWVITTPAMYITVLSALFMLYLNPGLLSLGWMHIKLTFVAALIAYHFMSQQMMFRLRDEKLDWTSNKLRMWNEVSTLILFAIVFLVVLKSSLNWIFGVAGLLGLSILLMILIKFYKKYRRGKGEKVD from the coding sequence ATGCTCTATCTATACGCAAAGGCGATTCATATAATCTTCGTAGTCTGCTGGATGGCTGGTTTATTTTATATGCCACGCTTGTTCATTTATCACACAGAAGCAAAGGCTAAATCGCCAGCAGAATATCAAATTTTGCACAAGCAGTTCTCAATCATGGAAAATAGACTTTGGTGGGTTATCACAACGCCTGCTATGTACATTACCGTGCTTTCTGCGCTATTCATGTTGTATCTAAACCCCGGCTTATTGAGTTTGGGTTGGATGCATATTAAATTGACGTTCGTGGCTGCTTTAATTGCATACCATTTTATGAGTCAGCAAATGATGTTCAGACTTCGAGACGAAAAGCTTGATTGGACATCAAATAAGCTCCGCATGTGGAACGAAGTGTCGACGCTGATACTCTTTGCTATTGTGTTTTTAGTGGTGCTTAAATCGTCTCTAAATTGGATATTTGGAGTTGCCGGTCTTTTGGGCTTGAGTATTCTGTTAATGATCTTGATTAAGTTCTATAAAAAGTACCGTCGTGGAAAAGGTGAAAAAGTTGATTAA
- the hemE gene encoding uroporphyrinogen decarboxylase, with product MKNDLLIRAALSQPTERPPVWMMRQAGRFMKEYWEIKNKYSFLEMCKTPEIAADVTMLPIDLLGVDAAILFSDILVTAEAMGGDLSFEQGVGPRFANPVRNMQDAEKLDVDCLDRLQYVADAIKVIQQRLNGSVPLIGFAGAPFTILSYLVEGGSSKDFKLTKTLLNNQPELAHYMLQKIADVTIAYLNMQVDAGVNALQLFDSWALALSWNDYQEFSHQYNKYILSKLKRTVPVISFCKGSSVFAPLMAEANPDVVSIDWNADLLNIKKSLPEGIAVQGNLDPFVLYADKPVIKKKILDLFERMRGEDGFIFNLGHGIMPDIPFDNVKYAVELVKEFRY from the coding sequence TTGAAGAACGATCTTTTGATTCGCGCTGCTTTATCGCAGCCTACGGAAAGACCTCCTGTGTGGATGATGAGACAGGCAGGCAGATTTATGAAGGAATATTGGGAAATAAAAAACAAATATTCGTTCCTAGAGATGTGTAAAACACCAGAAATAGCAGCAGATGTTACCATGTTGCCTATTGATTTGTTAGGTGTTGATGCAGCTATTCTATTCTCCGATATTCTCGTCACTGCTGAAGCGATGGGCGGGGATTTATCCTTTGAACAAGGCGTTGGACCAAGATTCGCTAATCCGGTTAGAAACATGCAAGACGCGGAGAAGTTGGACGTAGATTGTTTGGATAGATTGCAGTATGTCGCCGACGCTATTAAAGTTATTCAACAACGTTTGAATGGTAGTGTTCCATTGATTGGTTTTGCAGGTGCTCCATTCACAATCTTAAGCTATTTAGTAGAAGGTGGTTCGTCGAAGGATTTCAAATTAACAAAGACTTTGTTAAATAACCAACCAGAACTTGCACACTACATGTTGCAGAAAATTGCTGATGTAACGATTGCTTACTTAAACATGCAAGTAGATGCTGGTGTTAATGCATTGCAACTATTTGATAGTTGGGCTTTAGCATTATCTTGGAATGATTACCAAGAATTCTCGCACCAGTATAATAAATATATCCTTTCTAAATTGAAACGCACAGTACCTGTAATTTCGTTCTGTAAGGGAAGCTCTGTTTTTGCTCCATTAATGGCAGAGGCGAATCCAGATGTTGTATCGATAGATTGGAATGCGGATTTATTAAATATCAAAAAATCACTTCCTGAAGGGATTGCTGTTCAAGGTAATTTAGACCCTTTTGTATTGTATGCGGATAAGCCAGTAATTAAGAAAAAGATTCTTGATTTATTTGAACGTATGCGTGGTGAAGACGGTTTCATTTTCAATTTAGGACACGGTATTATGCCTGATATTCCTTTTGACAACGTAAAATATGCTGTTGAATTAGTTAAAGAGTTCCGATACTAA